The Parus major isolate Abel chromosome Z, Parus_major1.1, whole genome shotgun sequence genome has a window encoding:
- the CER1 gene encoding cerberus, giving the protein MSLFFLQMFVLSCLGATELQRNSQQRKSRRPFQHFLYLDKNLFKSQSSPELVSENPAGVEETLKVPSFFVSIPQTASGIEKKEEKKMSRFILPNARLHADQNPSTWVAPREIPPVENFSPPHYSSNRESEFSYRKDAKKFWEHFMKNSASEEVVLPIKTNEMHQENCRTLPFAQGVTHNSCEKVTIQNNLCFGKCSSFHVPGSEDHLYTFCSHCLPSKFSMKRLDLNCTDSVPVVKEIMIVEECKCETLKIKDPMTGSLLSDLYENVHEHN; this is encoded by the exons ATGTCgctgtttttccttcaaatgTTCGTGCTCTCATGTCTTGGAGCCACAGAGCTACAGAGAAAttcacagcaaaggaaaagcagaaggcCATTTCAGCACTTTCTCTACCTGgacaaaaatctgtttaaaagtCAAAGTTCTCCTGAGCTGGTAAGTGAGAACCCAGCAGGAGTTGAAGAGACACTGAAAGTACCAAGCTTTTTTGTATCAATTCCACAGACAGCATCTGGAATtgagaagaaagaggagaaaaaaatgtccagaTTCATACTTCCCAATGCGAGACTCCACGCAGACCAAAATCCGAGTACCTGGGTTGCACCCAGAGAGATCCCTCCTGTGGAAAACTTCTCTCCACCCCATTATTCCAGCAATAGAGAGTCTGAATTTTCCTACAGAAAAGATGCCAAGAAATTCTGGGaacatttcatgaaaaattCAGCATCTGAAGAGGTTGTTCTGCCAATCAAGACCAATGAAATGCACCAAGAAAACTGCAGAACCCTGCCTTTTGCCCAG GGTGTTACTCATAACAGCTGTGAAAAGGTGACAATACAGAATaatctgtgttttggaaaatgTAGTTCTTTTCATGTTCCTGGTTCAGAAGATCATCTTTATACCTTTTGTTCTCACTGCTTGCCCAGCAAGTTCTCCATGAAGCGCCTGGATCTCAACTGCACTGATTCTGTTCCAGTGGTCAAAGAAATCATGATTGTAGAAGAGTGTAAATGTGAAACTCTGAAGATTAAAGACCCTATGACTGGATCTCTACTGTCAGACTTGTATGAAAATGTACATGAGCACAATTAA